The Strigops habroptila isolate Jane unplaced genomic scaffold, bStrHab1.2.pri NW_022045577.1_ctg1, whole genome shotgun sequence genome has a window encoding:
- the WDR45 gene encoding WD repeat domain phosphoinositide-interacting protein 4 isoform X1: MAQARGVNSIRFNQDQSCFCVAMDSGVRIFNVEPLMEKGHLDAEQVGSVGLVEMLNRSNLVAIVGGGSNPKFPDVSVLIWDDAREGKDKLVLEFTFPKPVLSVRMRPDKLVVVLQTRIYVFSFPHNPTKLFEFDTRDNPKGICDLCPSLEKALLVFPGHKCGSLQLVDLGVARPGTSRAPALVGAHQSEVGCVALSPSGTVVASASRRGTLIRLFCTQSRARLLELRRGTDPATVHCLSFSPDSSFLCAVSDKGTGHVFALRDTRLNRRSALARVGKVGPVLGPYVESQWSLATFSLPAEAAAVCAFGRSGRSPSSVVAVCADGTFHKHVFSPDGNCNREAFDVFLDICDDDDF; the protein is encoded by the exons atggcgCAGGCCAGGGGGGTGAACAGCATCCGCTTCAACCAGGACCAGA GCTGTTTCTGTGTGGCGATGGACTCGGGAGTGCGGATCTTCAACGTGGAGCCCCTCATGGAGAAGGGGCATTTGG ACGCGGAGCAGGTCGGCAGCGTGGGGCTGGTGGAGATGCTGAACCGCTCCAACCTGGTGGCCATTGTGGGGGGGGGCAGCAACCCCAAGTTCCCCGATGTCTCAG tGTTGATATGGGACGAtgcaagagaagggaaggacAAGCTGGTGCTGGAGTTCACCTTCCCCAAACCTGTGCTGAGCGTGAGGATGCGGCCGGATAA GCTGGTCGTGGTGCTCCAGACCCGCATCTACGTGTTCTCCTTCCCCCACAACCCCACCAAGCTCTTTGAGTTCGACACCCGCGACAACCCCAAAG GGATCTGCGATCTCTGCCCCAGTTTGGAGAAGGCGTTACTGGTGTTCCCTGGGCACAAGTGTGGGAGCCTCCAACTGGTG GACCTGGGGGTGGCACGTCCCGGCACGTCGCGGGCGCCGGCGCTGGTGGGAGCTCACCAGAGCGAGGTGGGGTGCGTGGCCCTGAGCCCCTCCGGCACCGTCGTGGCCTCGGCCTCGCGCCGCGGGACCCTCATCCGGCTCTTCTGCACCCAGAGCCGGGCCCGGCTGCTGGAGCTGCGCCGCGGCACCGACCCCGCCACCGTGCACTg cttGTCCTTCAGCCCCGACTCCTCCTTCCTCTGCGCTGTCAGTGACAAGGGCACGGGGCACGTTTTCGCCCTGAGGGACACGCGGCTCAACCGGCGCTCGGC GCTGGCGCGTGTGGGGAAGGTGGGGCCGGTGCTGGGCCCCTACGTGGAGTCTCAGTGGTCTCTGGCCACGTTCTCGCTCCCGGCCGAGGCCGCGGCTGTTTGTGCCTTCGGGCGCTCGGGCCGGAGCCCCAGCTCCGTGGTGG ctgTTTGTGCCGATGGGACCTTCCACAAACACGTTTTCAGCCCCGATGGGAACTGCAACCGCGAAGCCTTCGACGTGTTCCTGGATATCTGCGATGATGATGACTTCtga
- the WDR45 gene encoding WD repeat domain phosphoinositide-interacting protein 4 isoform X2, with translation MAQARGVNSIRFNQDQSCFCVAMDSGVRIFNVEPLMEKGHLDAEQVGSVGLVEMLNRSNLVAIVGGGSNPKFPDVSVLIWDDAREGKDKLVLEFTFPKPVLSVRMRPDKLVVVLQTRIYVFSFPHNPTKLFEFDTRDNPKGICDLCPSLEKALLVFPGHKCGSLQLVDLGVARPGTSRAPALVGAHQSESRARLLELRRGTDPATVHCLSFSPDSSFLCAVSDKGTGHVFALRDTRLNRRSALARVGKVGPVLGPYVESQWSLATFSLPAEAAAVCAFGRSGRSPSSVVAVCADGTFHKHVFSPDGNCNREAFDVFLDICDDDDF, from the exons atggcgCAGGCCAGGGGGGTGAACAGCATCCGCTTCAACCAGGACCAGA GCTGTTTCTGTGTGGCGATGGACTCGGGAGTGCGGATCTTCAACGTGGAGCCCCTCATGGAGAAGGGGCATTTGG ACGCGGAGCAGGTCGGCAGCGTGGGGCTGGTGGAGATGCTGAACCGCTCCAACCTGGTGGCCATTGTGGGGGGGGGCAGCAACCCCAAGTTCCCCGATGTCTCAG tGTTGATATGGGACGAtgcaagagaagggaaggacAAGCTGGTGCTGGAGTTCACCTTCCCCAAACCTGTGCTGAGCGTGAGGATGCGGCCGGATAA GCTGGTCGTGGTGCTCCAGACCCGCATCTACGTGTTCTCCTTCCCCCACAACCCCACCAAGCTCTTTGAGTTCGACACCCGCGACAACCCCAAAG GGATCTGCGATCTCTGCCCCAGTTTGGAGAAGGCGTTACTGGTGTTCCCTGGGCACAAGTGTGGGAGCCTCCAACTGGTG GACCTGGGGGTGGCACGTCCCGGCACGTCGCGGGCGCCGGCGCTGGTGGGAGCTCACCAGAGCGAG AGCCGGGCCCGGCTGCTGGAGCTGCGCCGCGGCACCGACCCCGCCACCGTGCACTg cttGTCCTTCAGCCCCGACTCCTCCTTCCTCTGCGCTGTCAGTGACAAGGGCACGGGGCACGTTTTCGCCCTGAGGGACACGCGGCTCAACCGGCGCTCGGC GCTGGCGCGTGTGGGGAAGGTGGGGCCGGTGCTGGGCCCCTACGTGGAGTCTCAGTGGTCTCTGGCCACGTTCTCGCTCCCGGCCGAGGCCGCGGCTGTTTGTGCCTTCGGGCGCTCGGGCCGGAGCCCCAGCTCCGTGGTGG ctgTTTGTGCCGATGGGACCTTCCACAAACACGTTTTCAGCCCCGATGGGAACTGCAACCGCGAAGCCTTCGACGTGTTCCTGGATATCTGCGATGATGATGACTTCtga
- the WDR45 gene encoding WD repeat domain phosphoinositide-interacting protein 4 isoform X3, whose product MLNRSNLVAIVGGGSNPKFPDVSVLIWDDAREGKDKLVLEFTFPKPVLSVRMRPDKLVVVLQTRIYVFSFPHNPTKLFEFDTRDNPKGICDLCPSLEKALLVFPGHKCGSLQLVDLGVARPGTSRAPALVGAHQSEVGCVALSPSGTVVASASRRGTLIRLFCTQSRARLLELRRGTDPATVHCLSFSPDSSFLCAVSDKGTGHVFALRDTRLNRRSALARVGKVGPVLGPYVESQWSLATFSLPAEAAAVCAFGRSGRSPSSVVAVCADGTFHKHVFSPDGNCNREAFDVFLDICDDDDF is encoded by the exons ATGCTGAACCGCTCCAACCTGGTGGCCATTGTGGGGGGGGGCAGCAACCCCAAGTTCCCCGATGTCTCAG tGTTGATATGGGACGAtgcaagagaagggaaggacAAGCTGGTGCTGGAGTTCACCTTCCCCAAACCTGTGCTGAGCGTGAGGATGCGGCCGGATAA GCTGGTCGTGGTGCTCCAGACCCGCATCTACGTGTTCTCCTTCCCCCACAACCCCACCAAGCTCTTTGAGTTCGACACCCGCGACAACCCCAAAG GGATCTGCGATCTCTGCCCCAGTTTGGAGAAGGCGTTACTGGTGTTCCCTGGGCACAAGTGTGGGAGCCTCCAACTGGTG GACCTGGGGGTGGCACGTCCCGGCACGTCGCGGGCGCCGGCGCTGGTGGGAGCTCACCAGAGCGAGGTGGGGTGCGTGGCCCTGAGCCCCTCCGGCACCGTCGTGGCCTCGGCCTCGCGCCGCGGGACCCTCATCCGGCTCTTCTGCACCCAGAGCCGGGCCCGGCTGCTGGAGCTGCGCCGCGGCACCGACCCCGCCACCGTGCACTg cttGTCCTTCAGCCCCGACTCCTCCTTCCTCTGCGCTGTCAGTGACAAGGGCACGGGGCACGTTTTCGCCCTGAGGGACACGCGGCTCAACCGGCGCTCGGC GCTGGCGCGTGTGGGGAAGGTGGGGCCGGTGCTGGGCCCCTACGTGGAGTCTCAGTGGTCTCTGGCCACGTTCTCGCTCCCGGCCGAGGCCGCGGCTGTTTGTGCCTTCGGGCGCTCGGGCCGGAGCCCCAGCTCCGTGGTGG ctgTTTGTGCCGATGGGACCTTCCACAAACACGTTTTCAGCCCCGATGGGAACTGCAACCGCGAAGCCTTCGACGTGTTCCTGGATATCTGCGATGATGATGACTTCtga
- the GPKOW gene encoding G-patch domain and KOW motifs-containing protein, with product MAASSGAEAGSAAAGAPGPVSFGFSRKAERRRVLPAGPCAEPGGSGTGDTDFLTAVEGRELLSARPAPPPPQELVIPLVPSHRWRNPEPPPPRGDSDHAPSAASPAPCEDHAPSPAGSASSVEAQAVQELLQEARQSQEQAEGDPGPPISIPIRLQDRDIASRPQPGPQDYAAVPVQAFGLAMLRGMGWSQGEGIGRTFKRVVKPLEQRLRPRGLGLGAEPAPPGPPRPGQPPRGGEDPNEGGLTVGAMVCIEAGPHRDMYGKVEGLEPETGRAVVRLELGGQAVTVSQYSLRLGPPPARGHSKGKEAEEEPDHSDPPQRGGDKRKQQPPGTERSEEPPPGPPPWLRRDLRVRCIDRGFQAGRYYNCKMVVEDMVTPDTCVCRTDEGLLVEGLQEAMLETVIPRGDGDRVMVVLGEHRGKVGRILEREPAQSRALVQLQRDEAGGRVVPLDYDSICHYMGGHEDD from the exons ATGGCGGCGAGCAGTGGAGCGGAGGccggcagcgcggcggcgggcgcgccGGGGCCGGTATCGTTCGGGTTCAGCCGTAAAGCGGAGCGGAGGCGGGTGCTGCCGGCCGGGCCGTGCGCGGAGCCCGGCGGCAGCGGCACTGGAGACACCGATTTCCTCACGGCGGTGGAGGGTCGGGAGCTGCTGAG CGCCCGgccggccccgccccctccGCAGGAGCTCGTGATCCCGCTGGTCCCCTCCCACCGCTGGAGGAACCCGgagccccccccgccccgcggggACTCAGACCACGCCCCCTCCGCCGCAAGCCCCGCCCCCTGCGAGGACCACGCCCCCAGCCCCGCAGGCTCCGCCTCCTCGGTGGAGGCGCAGGcggtgcaggagctgctgcagg aggCACGGCAGAGCCAGGAACAAGCTGAGGGGGACCCCGGAccccccatctccatccccatccgGCTGCAGGACCGGGACATTGCTTCACGGCCACAGCCT GGCCCGCAGGACTACGCGGCAGTGCCGGTGCAGGCCTTTGGGCTCGCCATGCTGCGGGGCATGGGCTGGAGCCAGGGCGAGGGCATCGGCCGCACCTTCAAACG cgtGGTGAAGCCCCTGGAGCAGCGGCTGCGCCCCcgggggctggggctgggagcagaaccagccccccccggccccccccggcccgggCAGCCCCCCCGGGGGGGTGAGGACCCCAATGAGGGGGGGCTGACGGTTGGAGCCATGGTCTGCATTGAGGCCGGACCCCACCGGGACATGTACGGGAAG gTGGAGGGGCTGGAGCCAGAGACCGGCCGCGCCGTGGTTcggctggagctgggggggcAGGCGGTGACCGTCAGCCAGTACAGCCTGAGGCTGGGCCCCCCCCCGGCCAGGG GCCACTCCAAGGGGAAGGAGGCTGAGGAGGAGCCGGACCACAGCGACCCCCCCCAGCGGGGGGGGgacaagaggaagcagcagccccCTGGAACAGAGAG ATCCGAGGagccccccccgggcccccccccGTGGCTGCGGCGGGACCTGCGGGTTCGCTGCATCGACAGAGGCTTCCAGGCCGGGCGCTACTACAATTGCAaa ATGGTGGTGGAGGACATGGTGACCCCCGACACCTGCGTGTGCCGCACGGATGAGGGGCTCCTGGTGGAGG GCCTGCAGGAAGCCATGTTGGAGACCGTCATCCCCCGGGGCGATGGCGACCGCGTTATGGTGGTGCTGGGCGAGCACAGGGGCAAG GTGGGCCGGATCCTGGAGCGGGAGCCGGCGCAGAGCCGGGCGCTGGTGCAGCTGCAGCGGGACGAGGCCGGGGGGCGTGTGGTGCCACTGGATTACGACTCCATCTGCCATTACATGGGGGGGCATGAAGACGATTGA
- the MAGIX gene encoding PDZ domain-containing protein MAGIX has product MPPPEAAPAPSGPSAPPEPVAVTSFVGPEPCDLWPVAPPVDIDMEVAWPQAFAVELPRGPQGFGMSLWGGRDLNMGVYVRRLREGGPAQRCGRIQVSDQLLAINGAPTAGMTHAQALACIRGGGQPPAPAAAPGPRAPPKSSPEGGPDPLHQQLPPGRAVLLPRGTPGLGGGQLGGNAPLNAPPSVNTPPAPPLSVLGGDPPHFWGGPLPFNLCNALPPLPVFGGAQ; this is encoded by the exons ATGCCCCCCCCTGAGGCTGCACCAGCCCCCAGCG gtcctAGCGCCCCCCCGGAGCCTGTGGCCGTCACCAGCTTCGTGGGGCCTGAACCCTGTGACCTCTGGCCTGTGG cacccccagttGACATCGACATGGAGGTGGCCTGGCCACAG GCCTTCGCGGTGGAGCTGCCCCGGGGGCCTCAGGGCTTCGGGATGAGCCTCTGGGGGGGCCGTGACCTCAACATGGGGGTTTATGTGCGGCGGCTGCGGGAGGGGGGCCCGGCCCAGCGCTGCGGCCGCATCCAG GTGAGTGACCAGCTCCTGGCCATCAATGGGGCCCCCACAGCCGGTATGACCCATGCCCAGGCCCTGGCCTGcatccgggggggggggcagcccccTGCGCCTGCTGCTGCGCCGGGGCCACG GGccccccccaaatcctcccCCGAGGGGGGTCCTGACCCTCTGCATCAGCAGCTCCCCCCGGGGCGAGCCGTGCTTCTGCCTCGTGGGACGCCGGGCCTCGGGGGGGGGCAACTGGGGGGGAATGCACCCCTAAATGCCCCCCCTTCCGTTAAcaccccccccgcacccccttTATCGGTGCTtgggggggaccccccccattTTTGGGGGGGGCCCCTACCCTTCAATCTATGCAATGccctccccccgctccccgtTTTTGGGGGTGCTCAATAA